The genomic DNA CCTGGAAAAGATGCTGCAGCGCCAGCAGGAACTCAAGTCCTTGACCCGCAAGTACGCCAGCGACATCGACGGGGTGATCGCCTGGCGGACGAAGGCCGCCAAGCGGCTGGCGAAAATCGACACCTCCACCGAGGCGCTCGACAAGCTGACCGCACAGGTCGCGGCCGCGGAAAAGACGATGAAGGCCGCGGCGAAGAAGCTGAGCGCCGCGCGCGCGAAGGCGGCGACCACGCTCGGCGAACAGGTGACCCAGGAGCTGCGCGGACTGGCGATGCCGAAGGCCCGGCTGGAGGTCGCCGTCGACAGGACCCAGCCCGGGCCCGAGGGCGCCGACCAGGTGGAGCTGCGCCTGGCGCCCAACGACGCCATGGCGGCCCGCCCGCTGGCCTCCTCGGCCTCCGGCGGCGAACTGTCCCGCGTCATGCTCGCACTCGAGGTGATCCTTTCCTCGGGGAGCCGGGGCACGACGATGGTCTTCGACGAGGTCGACGCCGGCGTCGGCGGGCGCGCCGCCGTGGAGATCGGTCGTCGACTGGCGCGTCTGGCCACGCACAACCAGGTCATCGTCGTCACTCACCTGCCGCAGGTGGCCGCCTACGCGGACACGCACCTGCACGTCGCCAAGGAGGTGGGGGACGCCACGGTCACCTCCGGGGTGCGCTCGCTCAGCGACGAGGAACGCATCGAGGAACTGGCCCGCATGCTCGCCGGCCTGGACGACACGGAGACCGGCCGCGCCCACGCAACCGAGCTCCTCCACCGTGCGCAGGAGGAAGTCGAGGCGATGCGCTAGGCGCGGAGATTGCTTGGGCGCGCCTTCCACACCGTCGGTCGTGTGCCAGCGACAATGTCGAACTATGAGTGCGTCTGATTCCTCCGCCGCGTCCACCGGTTCGACCGCGGGAACCGGCCCCGTGGTCGGCCCGGACACGTCCGGAGCCACCTCGCCGGTCGTCGGCGCCCTGCGCGACTGGACCTCCGTCGCCACAGGGCGGCGGCGTCTCAACGCCGGCGACATCGCCGTCATCGACGACACGGACCTGAGTCGCCGGGAGGCGCAGGCGCTTCTCGACGCGCGCCCCGCCGCCGTCGTCAACGTCGGACACTTCACCACCGGCGCGGTCCCGAACTTCGGTCCGCTGATGCTGATCGACGCCGGGGTCACTCTCGTGGAGGGGGTCGGGGAGGGGATCCGCTCCGGATTTCGCGACGGCGCCCGGAAGGGGCGGGTGAACCCGGACGGCGCCGTCCTCAACGGCGCGAAGACCATCGCCCAGGGCACGCTGCTCAGCGCCGCGGAGGCCGAGGCCCGCTTCGAGGACGCCCGTGGCACCCTCGACGCGACCGTCAGCGCTTTCGCGGGCAACGCCGTCGAATTCGTGCAGTACGAGGCCCCGCTGCTCATTGACGGCATGGGCATCCCCGACGTCGGCGAGGACATCACCGGCCGCAAGGTGCTCGTCCTCGCCGACGCCGAACGCGGCCGGGACCTGATGCGCAACCTGCGCAATTTCATCCGCGAGTACGAACCCGTCCTCATCGGCGTCGAGGGGGCGGCGGACGTGCTCCTCGCCGCAGGCTACACCCCCGACTTCATCGTCGGTGATCCCGTGAAGGTGGGTACCGATACCCTGCGCAGCGGCGCCCGCGTCATCCTGCCGGCGGATCCGGACGGCCACGCCACCGGCCTGGAGCGCATCCAGGACCTCGGCGTCGGCGCCATGACCTTCCCCGCCGCCACCGAATCCGCGACGGATCTGGCGCTGCTGCTTGCCGAGCACCACGGCGCCACCATGATCGTGCTCGCCGGACGCCCGCTCTCCCTCGCCGACGTCTTCACCCGCCATCCCGACGCTACCCCGGCCACGGTCCTCACGCGCGCGAAGCTCGGACCGAAGCTGGTCGACGCCGACGCCATCATCGGTCTCTACTCGATAGGCTCCGGGCGCGGCCTCGGCTGGCTCTGGGCGGCGCTGGGACTGCTGGTGGCCGTGGCGGCGATCATCCTCGTGATCGGGTTCGGCGGCGACGGAACGTTCCTCAACAACATCATCGACACCTGGAACGGCATGGCGTTGACCGTGCAGGGCTGGTTCCGCTGACGCGGGCCGGAGAGGGGTAGACCATGGCGAAGAAGAAGTCCGGCCGGGCCGGGTACTGGTGGGCGGGTCTCGGGTGGGGCGTGGCTGCCGGCGTCGCCCTCGGCACGCTGCTCCTGGCCCCCAACCTGCCCGGCGCGGGCGCCGGCGGCGGTGCGGCGAGTGTGCAGGCTCAGCTCGATCAGGCCACCCGCGCGGCCGAGATCAACGCGGTCCAGGCTGAGGTCTCCGATGACGCCGTGGGCCAGCTCATCCCCGGGATCGTGGCCGACACGCTCGCGCAGCGTCCGGTGCTGGTGATGAGCACCGCCGACGCCGACGCGCAGGACGTCGACGCGGTGCGCTGGCTGCTCGGCGCCGCCGCGGCGGACGACGCCGGCCACATCCGCCTGACGGAGAAGTTTCTCGACCGCGACCACGCCGATGAACTCAAGACGCTGGTCACGAGCACACTGCCGGCCGGCGCGCAGCTGTCCGAGGATTCGCTCCACCCGGGCACCCATGCGGGGGAGGCGCTGGGGTCCGCCCTTCTGCTCGACCCGGGAACGGCGGAGCCGACCGCCAGCAGCGCGGACCGGGCCGTGGTCCTGCAGTCGATGCGCGAGGCCGGCTTCATCGATTACCCGGACGGCACGATCCGGCCCGCCCAGGTGGTCGTCGTCATCACCGGGGCCAATGACGGTTCCGGGGAGGGTGGCTTCGCCGCCGGCGCCCTGGCCAACTTCAGCATGGCCCTCGACGGGCGCGGCAACGGCGTGGTGCTGGCCGGGCGGGTGGAATCCGCCGCGGACCGGGGCACCATCGGTCTGGTCCGGGCGAACGAGTCTGGGGCGGCCAACGTCTCCACGGTCGATTCCCTGGAGCGGGAGTTCGCCCGGGGCGCGACCGTCCTGGCGGTCTCCGAGCAGCTGGCCGGCGAGGCCGGCGCCTATGGGGCGGCCGCCGAGGCCAACGCGGCGATGCCTGACCCCCGCGGTTGACCGCGGAGGGTGGCGGCGGCGGGGAGCTGATCTAGGATTGGCGGTCATGAGCGCAGGCACACACGAATTCACGGTCACCGGCACCGAGCTGTTGCTGGAGTCCCCGATCCTCGGCGTGCGGCGTGACAGCGTCGTCATGCCCGAGAAGACCAACGCGTATCGCGAGGTCGTCGAGCATTTTGGCGCCGTGGCGGTGGTCGCGGTCAACGACCGGGGGCAGCTGGCGATGGTGCGCCAGTACCGCCACAGCGTGAAGAGCCGTCTCTGGGAGCTGCCCGCCGGGCTGCTGGATATGGCGGGGGAGTCGGAGCTGCCCGGTGCGCAGCGCGAACTCGCCGAGGAGGCCGGCCTGGCCGCGGGGCAGTGGTCCGTGCTCGTCGACATGGTCACCTCGCCCGGTTTCTGCGACGAGGCCGTCCGCGTCTTCCTCGCCACCGACCTCACTGAGGTCGAGCGCCCGCCGGCGGAGTTCGAGGAGGCCGACATGGAGCTGACGTGGCTGGATCTCGCCGACGCCCGCCGGGCCATCCTCGAGGGTCGCATCGTCAACTCCATCGCCATCGCCGGCATCTTCGCCGCCAGCGAGGTTCTCGCCGGGCGGGGCGTCCCGCGGGGGACGGACGCGCCCTTCGAGTACCGCCCGACGGGCCTGGCCGCCCGACGTCGGGAAGCTGGCGTCGGGCCCGACATGAAGAAGATGGGCTGACGCGGCGTGGTCGATCCCCGGGAGCTGGCGGAAACCTGGCTCAACCACCTCGCCGTCGAACGTGGTCTGTCGGCAAACACTTTGAGCAATTATCGACGCGACGTGGAGCGCTACCTCGCCTGGCTCGCCGACGCCGGGCTAGCGGACCTGACGGACGTCACCGCCGGGCACCTGGAAAGCTACGTCGTCGACCTCCGCCGAGGCTCGGCGGACCGGCCCGCGCTGGCCGCCTCCTCGGCCGGGCGGGCCCTGGTGGTCGCCCGCGGTCTGCACAAGTTCGGGACGGCGGAGGGCGAGCTCACCGTCGACGTCAGCGCCGACGTCTCGCCGCCGGCCACCGGCACACCGCTGCCCGACACGCTGTCCGTCGCCGAAGTCGAGCAGCTCATCGACGCCGTCCCCACCGGTGAATCGGCCACGCCCGTCGACATCCGGGACCGGGCGCTGCTGGAGCTGCTCTACGGTACCGGCGCCCGTGTCTCGGAGCTGACCGGGCTGCTCGTCGACGATGTGGCGGGACTGGCCGAGGGCGACACCATCCTCACGCTCAGCGGCAAGGGCGGCCGGCAGCGTATCGTGCCCGTCGGGCGGCAGGCGATCCGGGCGGTCACCGACTACCTGGTTCGCGCCCGGCCGGCCTTCGCCAACGGCAGGTCCCATTCGCTGCTGCTCAACACCCGCGGCGGGTCGTTGTCGCGCCAGAGCGCCTGGGCCGCGATCCGGGCGGCCGCGGAGCGTGCCGGCATCACCAAGGAAGTATCGCCCCACACACTCCGCCACAGCTACGCCACCCATCTTTTGGAAGGTGGGGCGGATGTACGTACCGTGCAGGAGTTGCTCGGTCATTCCTCAGTGACCACGACACAGATCTACACCCACGTCACCGCCGACAATCTCCGCGACATCTGGCGCGAAGCCCACCCCCGTGCCTGATCCCACCCGAATCTCCGGAAGGACATTTATGAATCGCATCACCCGTACCGCCCGCACCTGGGCACTGTCGCTGGCCGCAGCGGGATGCGCCGCCGGCCTGGCGACCGCACCGGTCGCCTCCGCCCAGCTGCCCGCCGGGATGTCCCCGCAGGACGTGCAGTCCGCGATTGCCGCGCCGATCTCGGTGCCCGCGGGCGAGACCGTGACGGTCGATCTCGGGGTCCCCGTGTCCATGAGTCACGCCGGCGACGGCTGGAGCGTCAGCTCCGCCGGCACCTCGGTAACCGTCACCGCGCCAAGCACGCCGGGTGCCCAGGTCAGCGTGCCGGCCTCCGCCCTCGGACAGTCCGCGACCATCACCCTGGTGGCGGAGGAAAACGCCTCCCTGCCCGCCGCGATCGCACCCGAGGCGGGGGCGACGACCGGTGGCGGCGACGGGACAGGAGGCGGCGAGGTGGCCGAGGGCGGGGCAGCGGATCCGGCCCAGGAGAGCGGAACCACCGCGAACCCGAAGGCCGGGCGCGGTGGCGACCCCGCCGGTACTGACCCAGGCTCCGACTCCACCGCGGTGGCCGCCGCTCCCGCACCGGAGCGCACCACGGCGGGAGTGGTGTCCGACACCGAGGCCCGTCACGTCGAGCTCGACGCCGTCATCGAGGGACGCTCGATTTCCGCGCAGCTCGGCCTGGGGCTGGCCGCCGATCTCTACCGGCAGTTCCAGGGCATCGACCAGGAGTCCGTCACGCTCCGTTACGTTGACGTCAACGGTCAGATCATCGAGGGGGTGACCCGGGACGTGGACATGGCGTCGCGCACGCTGACCCTGACCTACCCGGAGGGCCAGACCCCCGACAACCCCTTCATTCTCCAGGTGGTCCGTGACGGGGAAGCCATCCTGGTGGTCAAGCTCGTCGCTGAGGATCAGCCGGTGGCGCGTGCCGACGACTCGGCCGACGAGCCCGTCGAAGCCAGCGCGTCAAGCGACAGCCCGGTACCCGCGGCGGCGGTCATCATCGCGATCGCCGCGCTCGTGGCTATAGTGGCTGTGGTCGCCGCCGTGGCGGCGCGCTCCAGGCGCTCTCGCCAGGGCTAGTGGACCGTCCGGTGTATTTTCCTCCAGTCCGGCGTTGAGGCTTGACTTTCGACGCTCCTGCGGCGGAACTGTAATCTGGACATCGATAATGAATGACATCGGCGTAAGTATCGAAAAGCGCCTGACGCCGGCGGGGACGCCCGTCAGCAGTCGAGGAAGAGGTTGAGACCGTGAGTGATAACGGACTGGTGGATACCCCGGCTGGCGAGGATGACGGCCAGGTGGGGTTGACGGGACGTCCTCTGCGTGAGCTCCCGGAGCCGGTGGAACTGCACCGGCACGGACCGGCCAGGATCATTTCCATGGTCAACCAGAAGGGCGGGGTCGGCAAGACGACGACCACCATCAACCTCGGGGCGTGCCTGGCCGAACAGGGGCGTAAAGTCCTGCTCGTTGACCTCGACCCCCAGGGGGCCCTGTCTGCAGGCCTTGACGTGCGCGTCTCCGAGGACGACATCACCGTCTATGACCTCATGCTGGACAACCAGACGTCGGTGCACTCCGCGATCCGGAACACCAATGTCCCCGGGCTGGACGTCGTCCCCGCCAACATCGATCTGTCGGCCGCGGAAATCCAGCTGGTCAACGAGGTGGGACGCGAACAGACCCTTGGTCGTGCGCTGCGCCCGGTGCGCCGCGACTACGACTACATCATCATCGACTGCCAGCCCTCGCTGGGGCTGTTGACCGTCAACGCGTTGGCCTGCTCCCACGGCGTCATCATCCCGATGGAGTGCGAGTTCTTCTCCCTGCGCGGCCTGGCGCTGCTGACGGACACGGTCGAGAAGGTCCGTGACCGCATCAACTTCGACCTCGAGGTCATCGGCATTCTGGTGACGATGTACGACCGCCGCACCACCCATGCCCGTGAGGTCATGAGCCGCGTGGTGGAGGTCTTCGGCAAGACCGTCTTCGACACGGTGATCACCCGCACCGTCCGTTTCCCGGAGACCTCGGTCGCCGGTGAGCCGATCACGACGTGGGCGCCGACCTCCCAGGGCGCGCAGCAGTATCGCAACGTCGCCCTTGAAGTCATCGAGCGCACCAGCTGACCGTCTCCCCGTGTCGTCGATCGAGAACACCCCGGAACCCACGAAGGCCGTCGCCACCAGTTTCACCGTCGCGCTGGCGAATTTCGAGGGCCCCTTCGATCTGCTGCTACAGCTGATCGGGGCCAGGAAACTGGACGTCACCGAGGTTGCTCTCTCCGCGGTCACGGACGAGTTCATCGCCTACGTCAAGCACCTGGGCGAGGACTCCGACCTGGACGAGATCACCGAGTTCCTCGTCATCGCCGCGACGCTGCTCGACCTCAAGGCGGCCCGACTGCTGCCCCGCGCCGACGTCGACGACGAGAGCGACCTCGAGCTACTGGAATCACGAGACCTGCTCTTCGCCCGGCTGCTGCAGTACAAGGCCTACAAGCAGGTGGCGGACACGTTCGCCGAGTGGCAACGGACCGCGCGCCGCCGCTACCCGCGTGCGGTCAGTCTGGAGCCCCGGTTCGCCGAACTGCTGCCTCCAGTGACACTCGGCCACACGCCGGCGAGTTTCGCGGAGCTGGCGGCGTCCGTCTTCCGCCCGCGGCCGCCGGAGCATGTCGCGATCGACCACATTCACGCGGTGGCGGTGTCGGTGCCGGAACAGGCGGGCAGGATCCTGGAGACGCTGAAATTCATCGGCAGCAACCACTGGCTCAGTTTCGACTCCCTGACCCGGGACTGCACCGCATCCATGGAGGTCGTCGGACGCTTCCTGGCGCTGCTGGAACTCTACAAGGCCAGGGCGGTGGAGACGCGCCAGCCGGAGCCGCTGGGCGCGCTGGAGGTCTCCTGGACCGGGATCGAGGTCGACCCGGCCGTCGTCGCCGCGGCCAACTGGGACTAGCGGTTCGCCCGTGCCGCCCACACCCCACACCCCACACCCCACACCCCACACCCCACACCCCACCGCGACGCCGGCAGCAAGGGCGAAAGCCGAGAGGAAGTAGACGCGCTCGACGGCCGCAGCCAGCGCAACGCCCAGAACGAGGCGGCCCGGCAGCGGCGTTGAGGGCCGGGTGATGAGGGCGACGGCGTCGTCGACAAGCGCGGTCAGCATTCTCGGGCGCAGCAGCAGGTAGCCGACCAGTCCGACGCCCATGAGGACGGTGGCGTCGGCGGGTACGCGACCCCGAGGACGGATATGGCGGCGGCCGGGCTCGAGGACGTCGCCGCCGTGCTGACGAATCTGCAGGCCCGGCATCCGGGGGCGACGCTGCTGGTGGAAGGTGCCGGCGGGCTCCTGGTCCGGCTCGGCAGGGGGTGGACGATCGTGGATCTGGCCCGCCGCCTGGACGCGCCTTTGCTCGTCGTGACCTCGCTGGGACTGGGGAGCCTCAACGCCGCAGACTTGACCGTGACCGTCGCCCGTGACCGGGGCCTGAGGGTACTGGGCCTGACCGGCGTCGAGCTGCTCGCCACCTTGCCCACTGGCGCCGCCGGCCTGGACCGGACGGCGTTTGCGGCGCTGGCGCGCGCCCGCCTCCCGAAGGTGGTGGCGGCGATCCGCGCCGTAGACTGATCGCCATGAGCTCCGACCTGCCCCTGATCAGCCAGCTGCGGGCCCGCATCGAATCCGTGCTCCTCGTCGTCGACACGCCGGTCGACGTCGGGACGCTCGCCCGCACCCTGGGCGCGGCGCCCGCCGAGGTCGCCGAGGTCCTGAGGGCCCTCGCGGCCGAACTCGACGAGCGCGGCTCCGGCATCGACCTGCGGGAGACAGGGGACGGCTGGCGCTTCTACACGCGCCCCGAGAACGCCGGGGCCGTGGAGGCCTTCCTCCTGGACGGCGCCCAGACGAGGCTTTCGAGGGCCGCGCTGGAGACCCTGGCCGTCGTCGCCTACCGCCAACCGGTGACGCGCTCCCAGATCTCGGGCGTGCGCGGCGTCAACGTCGACGGGGTCATGCGCACCCTCCAGCTGCGCGGCCTCGTGCGCGAGGTCGGGGTGGAGGAGACGACCGGGGCACACCGCTACGTCACCACCGAGCTCTTCCTGGAGCTGCTGGGCATCGATTCCCTCGACCGGCTGCCGGACCTGGCCCCGCTGCTGCCCCACGTCGACGACATCCTGGAGGAGTACTAGGCCATCGCCGGGAATGCGGGTTTCCCGCCGGTCTCCGGTAGACTCGCGGACGAAATTTCATACCATCAGATAGGACACGATCACCGTGACCCCACCCGCTCGCCGAGACGGCACACCGGAAAAGAACAGGACCACCGCGCGCGACATCGACGCGACCCTGTCCAACGCGAAGCCGGCGCGTAAGCAGAACATCAACCCCGATGACCACCCGCTGGCTGACGCCTGGTGGGAAACCGGCGCCTCCGGCACGGGCGGCGCCCAAGCGGAGGGGGAGCGCCTGCAGAAGGTGCTCGCCCGCGCCGGCGTCGCCTCGCGTCGCCACGCCGAGAAGATCATCGACGCCGGGCGCGTCGAGGTCAACGGCGAAATCGTCCGCACGCAGGGCCGCCGCGTCAACCCTGCCCGCGACGTCATCCGTGTCGACGGCGTACGCGTCAACGTCAACGAGGACACCCAGTACCTCATCCTCAACAAGCCCCGGGGCGTGCTCTCGACCATGAGCGATGAGATGGGCCGCCCCTGCGTCGGCGACTACGTCTCCGAGCAGATCGCGGCCGGCAACCGACTCTTCCAC from Corynebacterium guangdongense includes the following:
- a CDS encoding ParA family protein; protein product: MSDNGLVDTPAGEDDGQVGLTGRPLRELPEPVELHRHGPARIISMVNQKGGVGKTTTTINLGACLAEQGRKVLLVDLDPQGALSAGLDVRVSEDDITVYDLMLDNQTSVHSAIRNTNVPGLDVVPANIDLSAAEIQLVNEVGREQTLGRALRPVRRDYDYIIIDCQPSLGLLTVNALACSHGVIIPMECEFFSLRGLALLTDTVEKVRDRINFDLEVIGILVTMYDRRTTHAREVMSRVVEVFGKTVFDTVITRTVRFPETSVAGEPITTWAPTSQGAQQYRNVALEVIERTS
- a CDS encoding copper transporter, with translation MAKKKSGRAGYWWAGLGWGVAAGVALGTLLLAPNLPGAGAGGGAASVQAQLDQATRAAEINAVQAEVSDDAVGQLIPGIVADTLAQRPVLVMSTADADAQDVDAVRWLLGAAAADDAGHIRLTEKFLDRDHADELKTLVTSTLPAGAQLSEDSLHPGTHAGEALGSALLLDPGTAEPTASSADRAVVLQSMREAGFIDYPDGTIRPAQVVVVITGANDGSGEGGFAAGALANFSMALDGRGNGVVLAGRVESAADRGTIGLVRANESGAANVSTVDSLEREFARGATVLAVSEQLAGEAGAYGAAAEANAAMPDPRG
- a CDS encoding NUDIX domain-containing protein, which translates into the protein MSAGTHEFTVTGTELLLESPILGVRRDSVVMPEKTNAYREVVEHFGAVAVVAVNDRGQLAMVRQYRHSVKSRLWELPAGLLDMAGESELPGAQRELAEEAGLAAGQWSVLVDMVTSPGFCDEAVRVFLATDLTEVERPPAEFEEADMELTWLDLADARRAILEGRIVNSIAIAGIFAASEVLAGRGVPRGTDAPFEYRPTGLAARRREAGVGPDMKKMG
- a CDS encoding pseudouridine synthase, with the translated sequence MTPPARRDGTPEKNRTTARDIDATLSNAKPARKQNINPDDHPLADAWWETGASGTGGAQAEGERLQKVLARAGVASRRHAEKIIDAGRVEVNGEIVRTQGRRVNPARDVIRVDGVRVNVNEDTQYLILNKPRGVLSTMSDEMGRPCVGDYVSEQIAAGNRLFHVGRLDADTEGLLLLTNDGELANRLTHPSYKIKKTYLAFVLGEADRELVRALKEGVALDDGVAKADFVQIIDKHQGESLIRVELHEGRKHIVRRMLKEAGYPVQRLVRTKMHTVQLGEQKPGSLRSLNDSELTSLYKAVGM
- the scpB gene encoding SMC-Scp complex subunit ScpB, producing MSSDLPLISQLRARIESVLLVVDTPVDVGTLARTLGAAPAEVAEVLRALAAELDERGSGIDLRETGDGWRFYTRPENAGAVEAFLLDGAQTRLSRAALETLAVVAYRQPVTRSQISGVRGVNVDGVMRTLQLRGLVREVGVEETTGAHRYVTTELFLELLGIDSLDRLPDLAPLLPHVDDILEEY
- a CDS encoding site-specific tyrosine recombinase XerD, coding for MVDPRELAETWLNHLAVERGLSANTLSNYRRDVERYLAWLADAGLADLTDVTAGHLESYVVDLRRGSADRPALAASSAGRALVVARGLHKFGTAEGELTVDVSADVSPPATGTPLPDTLSVAEVEQLIDAVPTGESATPVDIRDRALLELLYGTGARVSELTGLLVDDVAGLAEGDTILTLSGKGGRQRIVPVGRQAIRAVTDYLVRARPAFANGRSHSLLLNTRGGSLSRQSAWAAIRAAAERAGITKEVSPHTLRHSYATHLLEGGADVRTVQELLGHSSVTTTQIYTHVTADNLRDIWREAHPRA
- a CDS encoding segregation and condensation protein A, encoding MSSIENTPEPTKAVATSFTVALANFEGPFDLLLQLIGARKLDVTEVALSAVTDEFIAYVKHLGEDSDLDEITEFLVIAATLLDLKAARLLPRADVDDESDLELLESRDLLFARLLQYKAYKQVADTFAEWQRTARRRYPRAVSLEPRFAELLPPVTLGHTPASFAELAASVFRPRPPEHVAIDHIHAVAVSVPEQAGRILETLKFIGSNHWLSFDSLTRDCTASMEVVGRFLALLELYKARAVETRQPEPLGALEVSWTGIEVDPAVVAAANWD
- the steA gene encoding putative cytokinetic ring protein SteA, yielding MSASDSSAASTGSTAGTGPVVGPDTSGATSPVVGALRDWTSVATGRRRLNAGDIAVIDDTDLSRREAQALLDARPAAVVNVGHFTTGAVPNFGPLMLIDAGVTLVEGVGEGIRSGFRDGARKGRVNPDGAVLNGAKTIAQGTLLSAAEAEARFEDARGTLDATVSAFAGNAVEFVQYEAPLLIDGMGIPDVGEDITGRKVLVLADAERGRDLMRNLRNFIREYEPVLIGVEGAADVLLAAGYTPDFIVGDPVKVGTDTLRSGARVILPADPDGHATGLERIQDLGVGAMTFPAATESATDLALLLAEHHGATMIVLAGRPLSLADVFTRHPDATPATVLTRAKLGPKLVDADAIIGLYSIGSGRGLGWLWAALGLLVAVAAIILVIGFGGDGTFLNNIIDTWNGMALTVQGWFR